A genome region from Triticum aestivum cultivar Chinese Spring chromosome 2B, IWGSC CS RefSeq v2.1, whole genome shotgun sequence includes the following:
- the LOC123041813 gene encoding expansin-B5 encodes MASPGTLLLATVLVILSIFVSPISGYWKPSRTRTRRPSSRRSWSSGGATWYGSPYGAGSDGGACGYQSAVGQHPFSSMIAAGGPSFFKSGKGCGACYQVKCTGNKACSGRPVTVVITDNCPDGICASEDHFDMSGTAFGAMANRGMADRLRSAGQLKIHYARVPCNYNGMNIVFKVDAGSNPFYLSVLIIYQAGDGDLSAVDIMQGGCAPGHHNDHGAPWMAMKQSWGALWLLQSNNGKPLQAPFSFRLTSGSGKVLEVTNAIPSGWTAGTSYSSSVNYAS; translated from the exons ATGGCTAGTCCAGGCACATTGCTGTTGGCGACGGTGCTCGTCATCCTATCAATTTTCGTAAGCCCCATCTCCGGCTACTGGAAGCCGAGCCGCACCCGCACCAGGCGCCCTAGCAGCCGCCGGTCCTGGTCCTCTGGCGGCGCGACGTGGTACGGCAGCCCCTACGGCGCTGGCAGCGACG GTGGCGCGTGCGGTTACCAAAGCGCCGTCGGCCAGCACCCATTCTCGTCGATGATCGCCGCCGGCGGACCTTCCTTCTTCAAGAGCGGCAAAGGCTGCGGTGCATGTTATCAG GTCAAGTGCACCGGTAACAAGGCCTGCTCCGGCCGCCCGGTGACTGTCGTCATCACTGACAACTGCCCCGACGGTATATGCGCCTCGGAGGATCATTTCGACATGAGCGGCACCGCCTTCGGCGCCATGGCCAACCGAGGGATGGCTGACCGCCTCCGCTCCGCCGGACAGCTCAAGATCCACTACGCGAG GGTGCCCTGCAACTACAACGGCATGAACATTGTCTTCAAGGTGGACGCGGGCTCCAACCCGTTCTACCTCTCCGTGCTGATCATCTACCAGGCCGGCGACGGAGACCTCTCTGCCGTCGACATCATGCAGGGCGGCTGCGCGCCCGGCCACCACAACGATCACGGCGCGCCGTGGATGGCGATGAAGCAGTCCTGGGGCGCACTGTGGCTCCTCCAGTCGAACAACGGGAAGCCTCTCCAAGCCCCGTTCTCGTTCCGGCTCACCTCGGGTTCCGGCAAGGTGCTCGAGGTCACCAACGCCATCCCTTCCGGCTGGACGGCCGGCACGTCCTACAGCTCCTCGGTGAACTACGCCAGCTAG